The sequence below is a genomic window from Candidatus Methylomirabilota bacterium.
GACGGGGGGAGCGGGGGCCGACGTCGTCTTCGAAGCGGCGGGAAGCGAGACGGCGGTGAGCCTCGCCCTGGACCTCGCCCGGCGCGGAGGCACGGTCGTCCTCTCCGGCATCGCCGGCGGCAGCCGGCGAATGTTCCTGGAGGCCGACGTCTTCGCCCTCAAGGACCTGCGCGTCGACGGTGTGTTCGCCTACACGACGGCCAGCTTCGACCAGGCGCTCCGCATCATCGAGTCCGGCCAGCTCGACGTGAGGCCCCTCGTCACTCATACGCTCCCCCTGCGGGAGTTCGAGAAGGCCTTCGATCTGCTCAGCAACCGGCCGGAGCCCGTGGTGAAGGTGATGCTCAGGCCGTGATGGAGTCCGGATGAAGATCACGAAGGTCACGCCCCTCGTCCTCGGCACCGCCTGGCGGGACCTGATCTTCCTCAAGGTGGAGACCGACGAGGGACTCGTGGGCCTGGGCGAGGCCCGCGCGCTGAACCGCCTCGACGCCATCCTCGGCTACCTGACGGGCGCCGTTCCCCGATACGTCCTGGGCAGCGACCCCTTCGAGATCGAGAAGCTCGTCCATCGGATGCTGCGCGACGACTTCGCCCGGACCGGCGAGACGGCCATGACCGGCATCGCGATGGTCGAGATCGCCTGCTGGGACATCGTGGGCCAGGCCCTCGGGCAGCCCGTCTATCGCCTTCTCGGCGGGGCCGTCCGCGAACGCATCAAGGCCTACGCCAATGGCTGGTACACCGTCGAGCGCACGCCGGAGGAGTTCCACGCCGCCGCGCGGCGGGCGGTGGCCCGGGGCTACCGGGCCCTGAAGCTCGATCCCTTCGGCGCCGGCTTCTACGAGCTGGAGCAGGCGGAGAAGAACAGGGTGGTGGCTTTGGTAGAGGCAGTGCGGGACGCGGTCGGGGACGAAGTCCAGATCTTCATCGAGATGCACGGGCGCTTCAACCCCGCGACCGCAGTGGAGATGACGCGCGAGCTGGCCCTCTTCAAGCCGGGCTGGGTGGAGGAGCCGGTCCCGCCCGAGAACCTCGCCGCCCTGAAGAAGGCGGCAGAGGCCATCGCCCCCCTCGGCATCCCGGTCGCCACCGGGGAGCGCCTCCACAGCGTCTATGAGTTCCGCGAGCTCTTCGAATGCCAGGCCGCCGACATCATCCAGCCCGACATCACGCACTTCGGAGGGATCCTCAACGTCAAGAAGCTTGCGGCATGGGCGGAGGCCTACTACGTGCTCGTGGCGCCACACAACGTCGGCGGACCCGTCTCGACCGCCGCCGCCCTGCACCTGGCCGCGGCCACCCCGAACTTCAAGATCCAGGAGCACTTCAACGACTTCGCGGAGGCGTACGTGAAGGACGCCGCCCCCGGCCTGCCCGAGGTGAAGGACGGCTTTTTCGCCCTGCCCACCGGCCCCGGCCTCGGCGTCAAGCTCGACGAGGACGTCATCCGCGCCCACCCCCGCCAGGACGCCCACTTCAACCTCTTCGCGGAGGACTGGCACAAGCGCCGGCCGAACGCCTAGCCGGAGCCGATCTTAGTCCTCCCCCTTCTCCCACTTCTTCCACTGCTCGAGGTAGGCGTCCACGTTGTCCTTCGTGACCACGTCCACGCCGGAGTCGATGATCTTCTGCGACGGCATGCGGCCTTCCTTGATGCCGGCGAGGAGCTTCACCGGCTCGCTGCCCCAGCCGAAGTACTTCTGGCCGATGAGGACCTGCACCTTTCCCGACTTGAGCAGGTCGGGAGCGGGGGGCACGGTGTCGAAGCAGACGAACTTGGTCTTGGCGGGGTCGATGGGGTCCAGGGCGTTGCGCACGAAGATGGGCCAGCCGCCGACCGAGATCCACACCGCGAGGTCGGGGTAGCGGTTCATGCCGCTGGCGATCATCTCCGCGGAGCGTGTCGGGTCCTCCTTGATGTCGTACGTCTCGACCACCTTCATGTCCGGGTACTTTTTCAAGCTCTCCTTCACGCCCTCGAGTCGGCGGCCCAGGTTCTCGGCCCCCAGGCTGGTCATGAGCGCGACCTTGCCCTTGCCCCCGGTGAGCTTGGCCGCTTCTTCGCCCATGATCCGGCCCGAAGCGAGGTCGTCCACACCCCAGAACGCGATGCGCTTCGAGCGCGGCGCGTCCGAGTCCCACGTGACGACGGGGATGCCGGCATCCATGGCCTTGTTGATGGGGTCGTTGAGCAGGTCGGCGCTGGTGCACGAGATCGCGATGCCGTCGACACCCTGCGTGATGAACGACTCGAGGATCTCCTTCTGCCGGAGGGGGTCGGCGTTGTCCGACGCGCGCCAGAGCACCTCGACGTTGCCCAGCTCCTTGGCCGCCCTCTCCGCGCCCGTGCGCGCATAGGTGAAGACGGGCAGGTTCAGCGCCTTGGGCATGACCGCGAAGCGGTACTTCTTCGCCGGGGGGCTCCCGGCCGGCGCCGCGGCCTCTTCCTTCTTCCCGCACGCCCCGGACACCAGGGCCACCGCCGCCGCCACGACGAGGAAACGCGCCGCCACTCGGTGCATGCTCATGCTCCTTTCCGCGCGATGAACTGGTCGACGACCACGATCACCACCACCACCACCCCCACGATCAACCGGTCGTAGAAGGTCGCCCCCGGGATCTGGGGCAGGGCGTTGCGCAGCACGCCGAAGATGAGCGTGCCCAGCACCGCCCCCACGACCGACCCGCGCCCTCCGGTGAGGCTGGCCCCGCCCACGACGGCCGAGGCGATGATGTCCAGCTCATACCCCGTGGCCAGGTCGGCCCGCCCCTGCCCCTGGATGACGACCAGGATCACCCCCGACAGCGCGGCGAGGACGGCCGCGACAATGTACACCGAAGCCTTCACCTTCCCGACACGGATGCCGGAAAACAGCGCGGCTGTCTCGTTGCCGCCTATGGCGAAGATGGCGCGGCCCCACTGGAATCGCTGCATCAGGTACTGGAACACGGCCGCCAGCAGCACGAGGACGATGGGCGCCAGCCAGTCGGCGGGGAGGCCGAAGGGCTTCCAGCCCGCGGGCAGACGGCTCGACAGGTCGAAGAAGCGTCCCTCGGTGATGATGAAGGCGATGCCGCGCGCGATCCCCATCACGCCCAGGGTGGCGATGAACGGGGGCAGGTTGACGAGCACCACGAGCATCGCGGTCAGGATGCCCGAGAGCAGCCCGGTGAAGATCCCCGCCGCGACCCCGACCGACAGCGGATAGCCCTGGATGGCGAACAGGTGCCCGGTGACCACCCCCGCCAGCGCCATCACCGCCCCCGGCGCGAGGTCCACTCCGCCGGAGATGATGACCATGGCTGCGCCGATGGCGGCGATGCCGTACAGCGAGGAGTACTTCAGGATCAGGACGCCGTTGCCCAGGTTGAAGAACGGATGGGAGCGTTCCCCTTCGGGCCACAGGTACCAGGTGAAGAACGCGACCTCGAGCGCGAGGACGAACAGCGTGCTCAGCTCGCGGGTCTTCCAGAGCGACTGGAGCCGCGCGTTCATGTGGTCAGTGCCTCACCGCCGTGGCCAGCCGCATCACCGATTCCTCATCGGCCCCCGCCCCCGGAATCTCCCCCTGCACCCGTCCCTCCCGCAGCACCACGATCCGGTCGGCGAGGGAGAGTATCTCGGGAAGCTCGCTCGATACCACCAGGCAGCCCATGCCCTGGTCGGCCTGGCGCCGGATGAGGTCGTGGATCTCCCACTTCGCGCCCACGTCGACACCCTTGGTGGGCTCGTCGAGCAACAGCAGCCGGGGCGCGGCCCGCAGCCACTTGGCCATGACCACTTTCTGCTGGTTGCCGCCGCTGAGGCTGTCGGGAGGCGCTTCCACCCCCGCCGTCTTGATGCGCCACTGCTCCACGAGGCGCTGCGAGTCGCCCCGCTCGCGCCGCTCGTCGATGCGCCACGGGCCGGACGCATTCTCCGCCGGGATCACGAGGTTGTGCCGCACGGTCAGGTTGAAGAAGAGCCCCTGGCGGTGGCGCTCCTCGGGGACGAGGGCCAGCCCGGTGCGTATCGCCTGGACGGGCGAGGCGAACCGGACGGGGAGGCCGGCGACGGACATGGCCCCGGACTGGGCGCGATAGAGGCCGAAGAGCGTCTCCAGCAGCTCCGACCGGCCCGAGCCCACGAGGCCGAACAGGCCCACGATCTCGCCCGCCCGCACGCTGAGGCTCACGTCCTCGAACCAGGGCCGGCGCGTCAGGTGCTCGACGGACAGTACCACCGGCGCTTCCGCGGGCACGGTACGGGGGACGCGGGCGGCGGGATCAATGTCGCGCCCCACCATCGAGCGCACGATCTCGCGAGGAGTGGTCCGGCTCGCCTCGAACGTGCCCACGTGCTCGCCGTCGCGCAGAACGGTGATGCGCTGGCAGAGCCGGAACACCTCGTCCAGCTTGTGGGATACGTAGATGAGAGTGACCCCGCGTCGCTGGAGCCGGTCGAGGATCGCGAACAGGTGCGTCATCTCGCCCTCGGTGAGGCAGGTGGTGGGCTCGTCGAGGATGAGGATGCGGCACTCGAAGGCCAGCGCGCGCGCGATCTGGACGAGCTGCTGGTGGGCGGTGCTTAGGGAGGCGACCTCGGCGTCGGGGGAGACGG
It includes:
- a CDS encoding zinc-binding dehydrogenase, which gives rise to TGGAGADVVFEAAGSETAVSLALDLARRGGTVVLSGIAGGSRRMFLEADVFALKDLRVDGVFAYTTASFDQALRIIESGQLDVRPLVTHTLPLREFEKAFDLLSNRPEPVVKVMLRP
- a CDS encoding mandelate racemase/muconate lactonizing enzyme family protein: MKITKVTPLVLGTAWRDLIFLKVETDEGLVGLGEARALNRLDAILGYLTGAVPRYVLGSDPFEIEKLVHRMLRDDFARTGETAMTGIAMVEIACWDIVGQALGQPVYRLLGGAVRERIKAYANGWYTVERTPEEFHAAARRAVARGYRALKLDPFGAGFYELEQAEKNRVVALVEAVRDAVGDEVQIFIEMHGRFNPATAVEMTRELALFKPGWVEEPVPPENLAALKKAAEAIAPLGIPVATGERLHSVYEFRELFECQAADIIQPDITHFGGILNVKKLAAWAEAYYVLVAPHNVGGPVSTAAALHLAAATPNFKIQEHFNDFAEAYVKDAAPGLPEVKDGFFALPTGPGLGVKLDEDVIRAHPRQDAHFNLFAEDWHKRRPNA
- a CDS encoding sugar-binding protein — encoded protein: MHRVAARFLVVAAAVALVSGACGKKEEAAAPAGSPPAKKYRFAVMPKALNLPVFTYARTGAERAAKELGNVEVLWRASDNADPLRQKEILESFITQGVDGIAISCTSADLLNDPINKAMDAGIPVVTWDSDAPRSKRIAFWGVDDLASGRIMGEEAAKLTGGKGKVALMTSLGAENLGRRLEGVKESLKKYPDMKVVETYDIKEDPTRSAEMIASGMNRYPDLAVWISVGGWPIFVRNALDPIDPAKTKFVCFDTVPPAPDLLKSGKVQVLIGQKYFGWGSEPVKLLAGIKEGRMPSQKIIDSGVDVVTKDNVDAYLEQWKKWEKGED
- a CDS encoding ABC transporter permease, coding for MNARLQSLWKTRELSTLFVLALEVAFFTWYLWPEGERSHPFFNLGNGVLILKYSSLYGIAAIGAAMVIISGGVDLAPGAVMALAGVVTGHLFAIQGYPLSVGVAAGIFTGLLSGILTAMLVVLVNLPPFIATLGVMGIARGIAFIITEGRFFDLSSRLPAGWKPFGLPADWLAPIVLVLLAAVFQYLMQRFQWGRAIFAIGGNETAALFSGIRVGKVKASVYIVAAVLAALSGVILVVIQGQGRADLATGYELDIIASAVVGGASLTGGRGSVVGAVLGTLIFGVLRNALPQIPGATFYDRLIVGVVVVVIVVVDQFIARKGA
- a CDS encoding sugar ABC transporter ATP-binding protein, translated to MAGLAFQGVTKSFGAVRALKGVSFPVQEGEAHALVGENGAGKSTLMRVLAGIVRPDGGQLVWDGRKLDLHSPRAALDQGIGMVYQEMLLFPNLTVSGNIFAGREVTSAGGRLREPEMRERTARLLEELHLSVSPDAEVASLSTAHQQLVQIARALAFECRILILDEPTTCLTEGEMTHLFAILDRLQRRGVTLIYVSHKLDEVFRLCQRITVLRDGEHVGTFEASRTTPREIVRSMVGRDIDPAARVPRTVPAEAPVVLSVEHLTRRPWFEDVSLSVRAGEIVGLFGLVGSGRSELLETLFGLYRAQSGAMSVAGLPVRFASPVQAIRTGLALVPEERHRQGLFFNLTVRHNLVIPAENASGPWRIDERRERGDSQRLVEQWRIKTAGVEAPPDSLSGGNQQKVVMAKWLRAAPRLLLLDEPTKGVDVGAKWEIHDLIRRQADQGMGCLVVSSELPEILSLADRIVVLREGRVQGEIPGAGADEESVMRLATAVRH